The region GCCGTGGCGCGGATCGACGCCATCTTCCGCATGGTCATGGAGAACGGGGCCTCGGATCTCCACATGGTCACGGGGGCGCGCCCAATGCTCCGCGTCCAGGGGGAGCTTCGCCCGATCGACTACGCGGAGCTCACGCCAGACCTCGCGAACGCCCTTCTCGGGGAGATCCTCACCGACGCGCAAAAAGAGGAGATCGAGGCGCAAGGGGACGTCGATTTCGCCTACGAGGTCCCCGGGGTCGTCCGCCTCCGCTGCAACGTCTACCGCCAGCACCGGGGGATCGCCGGCGCCTTCCGACTCCTTCCGAACCGGATCCTCTCGGTCGAGGAGCTCGGTCTTCCTTCGCACATCAAGGAATTCTGCGACCAGGTGAAGGGGCTCGTCGTCGTGACGGGGCCTCCCGGGAGCGGGAAGTCGACCACGCTCGCGGCCCTCATCGACCACATCAACCAGACCCGGCGGAAGCACATCCTCACGATCGAGGATCCGATCGAGTACATCCATCCGAACACGCAGTCACTCGTGAACCAGCGGGAGGTCGGCCGGAACGCGCGCTCCTTCCCGCGGGCGCTCCGAGCGGCGCTCCGCGAGGACCCGAACATCCTTCTCGTCGGCGAGATGCGCGACCTCGAGACGATCCACCTCGCCCTCACCGCGGCGGAGACCGGACAACTCGTCTTCGGAACGCTGCACACGACGAGCGCGCCGCAGACCGTCGACCGGATCATCGACGCCTTCCCCGCGGACCAGCAGGATCAAGTACGCGTCATGCTGAGCGAGGGGCTCCGCGGGGTGATCGCGCAGAAGCTCATCCCCCGCGCGGACGGAAAGGGCCGCCTCCCGGTCGTCGAGATCCTCGTCGCCACGAAGGCGATCGCGACCCTGGTCCGCGACCGGAAGACCTTCCAGATTCCGTCCCTCATGCAGATCGGGAAGAAGGAGGGGATGCAGCGCCTCGACGAGGAGATCGTCCGCCTCGTCCGCGAGGGTCTGGTGAGCCCGCAGGACGGCTATTTCTTCGCGAACGAAAAGGACGCGATTCGTCCCTATCTCAAGGAAACCGCCCCCGCGAAAGGAAGCCGCTCGTGAACGGGCGACCCGACCCTTCCCGCCCCGCCGCCGGCCCGAACGATCTCATCGGATCGCTCCAAGTCGTGAGCCTCCTCGATTTCTGCCAGTTCCTTCTCCTCAACGCGAAGAGCGGGACGCTCGCTCTCTTCCATCGCGGAGGGGTCTCGCGCCTCTTCTTCCGCGGGGGGGAGATCGTGAACGCGCTCGACGAGAGCCGCGGAGTCGAAGGCCGCGACGTCGCGCTTTCCCTCTTCCGAATCCGCGAGGGGGGCTTCCGCTTCCGGCGGGAGGAAGTTCACGAGAAGCGGCGCATCGAGGAGAGCACGGAGAACCTTCTTCTCGATGCGGCGCGCCGAATGGACGAGATCGGCGAGGCGCT is a window of Candidatus Eisenbacteria bacterium DNA encoding:
- a CDS encoding type IV pilus twitching motility protein PilT, with the protein product MARIDAIFRMVMENGASDLHMVTGARPMLRVQGELRPIDYAELTPDLANALLGEILTDAQKEEIEAQGDVDFAYEVPGVVRLRCNVYRQHRGIAGAFRLLPNRILSVEELGLPSHIKEFCDQVKGLVVVTGPPGSGKSTTLAALIDHINQTRRKHILTIEDPIEYIHPNTQSLVNQREVGRNARSFPRALRAALREDPNILLVGEMRDLETIHLALTAAETGQLVFGTLHTTSAPQTVDRIIDAFPADQQDQVRVMLSEGLRGVIAQKLIPRADGKGRLPVVEILVATKAIATLVRDRKTFQIPSLMQIGKKEGMQRLDEEIVRLVREGLVSPQDGYFFANEKDAIRPYLKETAPAKGSRS